A genome region from Thermococcus gorgonarius includes the following:
- a CDS encoding molybdopterin-binding protein: MLAEVMTVGDELLTGNTVDSNSAFIAKKLTERGYWVRRITTVGDDVEEIKKAINEVLGRRPEVLVISGGLGPTHDDVTMLAVAEALGRRLVLCNECLEKIKAFYERLYREGYIDDPALNEGRRKMAYLPEGAKPLENSEGAAPGAYIEHNGVKIFVLPGMPREMKAMLEREVLPRLGERKFVQLKFLAEITDESKLAPILKEALEHFNVRIHSSPKGFGKYIGVIIFAESEEGAEKAARFLEERGISLERWKL; the protein is encoded by the coding sequence TTGCTAGCCGAGGTAATGACGGTAGGTGATGAACTCCTCACGGGAAACACCGTTGACAGCAACTCCGCCTTCATAGCGAAGAAGCTCACCGAGAGGGGCTACTGGGTGAGAAGGATCACCACCGTTGGAGACGACGTTGAGGAGATAAAGAAGGCAATCAACGAGGTTCTTGGGAGAAGGCCCGAGGTTCTCGTTATCTCCGGCGGATTGGGTCCGACCCACGACGACGTTACCATGTTAGCCGTCGCCGAAGCTTTGGGAAGGAGGCTCGTTCTCTGCAATGAGTGTCTGGAAAAAATCAAGGCCTTCTACGAGCGCCTTTACAGGGAGGGCTACATAGACGACCCGGCTTTGAACGAGGGAAGGAGGAAGATGGCCTACCTGCCAGAGGGAGCCAAACCACTTGAGAACAGCGAAGGGGCGGCTCCTGGTGCTTATATCGAGCACAATGGCGTTAAGATCTTCGTCCTCCCCGGAATGCCGCGGGAGATGAAGGCCATGCTGGAGAGAGAAGTCCTCCCGAGGCTTGGCGAGAGAAAGTTCGTCCAGCTCAAGTTCCTGGCCGAGATAACTGACGAGAGCAAGCTTGCACCCATATTAAAAGAGGCCCTGGAGCACTTCAATGTCAGAATCCACTCCTCGCCAAAGGGTTTTGGGAAGTACATAGGCGTGATAATCTTCGCCGAGAGCGAGGAGGGGGCAGAAAAGGCCGCCCGCTTTCTGGAGGAAAGGGGGATCTCACTGGAAAGGTGGAAGCTCTGA